The Triticum aestivum cultivar Chinese Spring unplaced genomic scaffold, IWGSC CS RefSeq v2.1 scaffold32886, whole genome shotgun sequence genomic interval ACAATCTTTGTGCAGTCTATACACAAAAAATTCTCCTATATATTGTTAGTCATACTAGCGTATCTAACGGAGGAAATGTCAGTAGTGTCTGCACTAACTATGTGGTCGCGGTGCCTGCTGCTGGCACACTTGGCAAGGGGAAAATTCTCTGCCCCCGTGACATTATCGCATGGGGATCATATTTGTTCTTGAGCTGAGCGATGTTGCTCCACTTGGCCCCAAAATGTCGCCGCCATCCATCTTGTGATGTGTAGTGTGGCAGATACTGCTTGCACTCGATGCCCTCCTTGTCACAAAACGCCAGCGCCGATTGGTTCTCCCTCTGTAGGCGCTCTAGTTCATCGGGGGATAGAGCCGACCGAAGAAGTCCCACCGTGTAGAATACGTCCTCGCCAGTGGGAGGCGTCACCGCCGTCATTTGGGAGGTCCATTTTGCCATGTTCATAGGGTACATGAGGATGAGCCCGACTGGGTTGTCACCCCCGAGGATGCCTTTGAGCACGCCAGCGTCAAAGTCGAGAATGCGTGACCGGGGGACGAAAAGGTTCAGCCATGGGTGTGGCACATCCCACACGTCAGCCGATCGAAGCACAACCTCCTCCACGCGCACGCGG includes:
- the LOC123175677 gene encoding cytokinin dehydrogenase 6-like — translated: PKSTPFFSEADINRLAGLASETGSGAIYFIEAAMYYDETTAPSVNQKLEMVLAQLSFVPGFVFTKDVTYFQFLDRVRVEEVVLRSADVWDVPHPWLNLFVPRSRILDFDAGVLKGILGGDNPVGLILMYPMNMAKWTSQMTAVTPPTGEDVFYTVGLLRSALSPDELERLQRENQSALAFCDKEGIECKQYLPHYTSQDGWRRHFGAKWSNIAQLKNKYDPHAIMSRGQRIFPLPSVPAAGTATT